From a single Paludibacter jiangxiensis genomic region:
- a CDS encoding transketolase family protein gives MSTTSILDKAADNIRILASSMVEKAKSGHPGGAMGGADFVNVLFSEFLTYDPSDPQWINRDRFFLDPGHMSPMLYSVLALTGKYSLEDLKQFRQWGSVTPGHPEVDVERGVENTSGPLGQGHTMAIGAAIAERFLAARFGNWMSHKIYAFISDGGVQEEISQGAGRIAGTLGLSNLIMFYDSNDIQLSTVVSEVSVEDTAKKYEAWGWNVITIVGNDAAQIREALTKAQTETERPTLIIGKTIMGKGAVAADGSSFENKCATHGMPLSEGGASYEKTIQNLGGNPENPFVIFPEVEELYAKRQAELVKIAAEKKAQQAAWEKENPELAKKLAKFFSKEAPKVDFAAIAQKADQATRAASSTVLAAFASQVENMIVASADLSNSDKTDGFLKKTHAFTKGDFSGAFFQAGVCELTMAAIANGMALHGGVIPAVGTFFVFSDYMKPAVRMAALMQLPVKYVWTHDAFRVGEDGPTHQPVEQEAQIRLMEQLKNHHGKNSMLVLRPADADETTVAWKLALENTCTPTGLILSRQNIKNLVAENGYTSALQAAKGAYIVYKPATKADIILVANGSEVATLIEAVPFLKEKGIEVQVVSAPSEGLFFNQDESYRNEVIPASTPVFGLTAGLPSTLQRLAGANGKVFGLDHFGYSAPYKVLDKEFGFTAENVVNQVTAQLGK, from the coding sequence ATGAGCACAACATCCATTTTAGACAAAGCAGCCGATAACATTCGTATTTTGGCATCAAGTATGGTCGAAAAGGCCAAATCAGGTCACCCGGGCGGAGCAATGGGAGGCGCAGACTTCGTAAACGTATTGTTCAGCGAATTCTTAACTTACGATCCTAGCGATCCTCAATGGATCAACAGAGACCGTTTCTTCCTTGATCCGGGTCACATGTCGCCGATGCTTTACAGTGTATTGGCTCTTACCGGCAAATATTCACTTGAAGATTTGAAACAATTCCGTCAATGGGGCAGTGTAACTCCGGGTCACCCCGAAGTGGATGTTGAACGTGGTGTCGAAAACACATCAGGTCCTCTCGGACAGGGCCACACAATGGCTATCGGTGCTGCTATCGCCGAACGCTTCCTTGCTGCCCGTTTTGGCAACTGGATGAGCCACAAAATTTATGCTTTTATTTCTGACGGTGGTGTTCAGGAAGAAATTTCTCAGGGTGCAGGTCGTATTGCCGGAACTCTCGGACTGAGCAACCTGATCATGTTCTATGACTCTAACGACATTCAGCTTTCTACAGTTGTAAGCGAAGTTAGTGTAGAAGACACTGCAAAAAAATACGAAGCTTGGGGCTGGAATGTTATTACAATCGTTGGTAACGATGCCGCTCAGATTCGCGAAGCTTTAACAAAAGCTCAAACTGAAACAGAACGTCCTACCCTGATTATCGGTAAAACCATCATGGGTAAAGGCGCCGTTGCTGCGGACGGAAGCAGCTTCGAAAACAAATGCGCTACTCATGGTATGCCATTGAGCGAAGGCGGTGCTTCATACGAAAAAACAATTCAAAACCTCGGAGGGAATCCTGAAAACCCATTCGTTATCTTCCCTGAAGTTGAAGAACTCTACGCAAAACGTCAAGCCGAATTGGTAAAAATCGCTGCAGAAAAGAAAGCTCAACAAGCAGCATGGGAAAAGGAAAATCCTGAATTGGCTAAAAAATTGGCTAAATTCTTCTCGAAAGAGGCTCCTAAAGTTGACTTTGCTGCTATTGCACAGAAAGCCGATCAGGCTACACGTGCAGCATCTTCAACAGTATTGGCAGCTTTTGCTAGTCAGGTAGAAAACATGATCGTTGCTTCAGCTGATTTGTCAAACTCTGACAAAACAGACGGCTTCCTCAAAAAGACACACGCCTTCACCAAAGGTGATTTCTCAGGTGCATTCTTCCAGGCTGGTGTATGCGAATTGACAATGGCTGCTATTGCAAACGGTATGGCTCTCCACGGAGGGGTTATTCCTGCTGTCGGAACATTCTTTGTTTTCTCTGACTATATGAAGCCTGCCGTACGTATGGCTGCTTTGATGCAATTACCAGTAAAATACGTTTGGACACACGATGCCTTCCGCGTAGGCGAAGATGGTCCTACTCACCAACCGGTTGAACAGGAAGCTCAAATCCGCCTGATGGAACAGTTGAAAAACCACCACGGCAAAAACAGTATGTTGGTGCTTCGTCCGGCCGATGCTGACGAAACAACCGTTGCATGGAAATTAGCGCTCGAAAATACATGTACCCCAACTGGTTTGATTTTGTCTCGTCAAAATATCAAAAACCTTGTTGCTGAAAACGGCTACACATCAGCTTTGCAAGCAGCAAAAGGAGCCTATATCGTTTACAAACCAGCCACTAAAGCTGACATCATTTTGGTTGCCAACGGTTCTGAAGTTGCAACTTTGATTGAAGCTGTTCCGTTCCTGAAAGAAAAAGGCATCGAAGTTCAGGTAGTTTCTGCACCTTCTGAAGGTTTATTCTTCAACCAGGACGAAAGCTATCGTAACGAAGTAATTCCTGCTTCCACACCGGTATTCGGTCTTACAGCAGGTCTGCCTTCTACATTGCAACGTCTGGCTGGCGCAAATGGCAAAGTATTTGGTTTGGATCATTTCGGATACTCTGCTCCTTACAAAGTATTGGATAAAGAATTTGGTTTCACTGCAGAAAATGTAGTTAACCAGGTTACAGCACAATTGGGCAAGTAA